The Nitrospirota bacterium genomic interval CCTCCTTGTCTCATTCAAGGAGGAATCCTACAGGATCTGTATCAAATCACTACCTGATATATACTGACTTTCACTATGGAATTTTCATTGCCCTGGGGTATGGAATTTACTTTACCTTTGAGGTTCAAGTTCACTGATGGCAGAACTAAAACTCATCTTCAGTTTAGCATCAAATACCGTCCTGGCTGTTTCGATAGCTTCCAATGCGTCAAGATCGCTGGTATCCGGCAGCTCAACAGGATCTAAATGTTTCTCATAGTATTGTCTAAGTTGTGAAGATAGCCGTCTATTTGTAGAACCTTCGCCAGTGTTTGGATCCGAGAATCCACGCTGAGCATTGATAATGTCAATTTTGAAAAGTCCATCGAGCGGATCACCGTCAAGTGGCTCTGATCCCGATGGAAGACTTTGAGGTATATTATTATTACATTTCGATGGGTCAAGAACATATGCATGAACTACAAAATATTTGTGCAATATCCCTTCCTTTTCCAGAAAATAACGCATAGATTGTGGCCACAAAGAAAGCAAAGATTTATTGTCTTCTTCAGAGCCTGTTTTACGCGAATCCGTTGTGCTTTTTGCGGACTCATATGCGGCTTTATATCCCTTGTATAGATCCTCTATATTCTTTGGTTCA includes:
- a CDS encoding AAA family ATPase, giving the protein MQIAHIDIQNFRKLKSCRVEFSDKETVFVGANNSGKTSAMDALVLFLKKSKRKDVSTTDFTLSNWSAINQIGADWISNTDKNALDLAGSLWEPLVPTIDIWIQVKDNEIHYVCHIIPKLDWSGGLLGVRLILEPKNIEDLYKGYKAAYESAKSTTDSRKTGSEEDNKSLLSLWPQSMRYFLEKEGILHKYFVVHAYVLDPSKCNNNIPQSLPSGSEPLDGDPLDGLFKIDIINAQRGFSDPNTGEGSTNRRLSSQLRQYYEKHLDPVELPDTSDLDALEAIETARTVFDAKLKMSFSSAISELEPQR